In one window of Poriferisphaera corsica DNA:
- a CDS encoding N-acetylmuramoyl-L-alanine amidase produces MLNITSYLSCVIIAILLTTSFITTTSQAAVSYPSGVVWDQAHTSNFSTGRSGGVLDLVVIHTTEGSYSSAVSWFNNPAANVSAHYVIDQDGSATQMVDSWNTAWTQTYVNSRALSFEMAGYANDPNTWVYCDHDAEYVAGAKNYKPNLYKLANIVAYFIEKTSGNGITYNIPNQHPTDVGYYYASNGPRLPSSVKGIVGHDQVQADQKTDPGQYFPWDDFMGMVDDYLDGTLPVFPSVPEPSAMLLLGFGSLGLLSRKRR; encoded by the coding sequence ATGCTCAACATAACTTCATACTTATCCTGTGTTATCATCGCAATTTTGCTCACAACCAGCTTTATCACAACAACTTCGCAAGCCGCAGTCAGCTATCCGAGCGGCGTTGTATGGGATCAAGCTCACACATCTAATTTCAGTACCGGACGTTCCGGCGGCGTACTTGATCTCGTCGTCATCCATACAACAGAAGGATCCTATTCAAGCGCTGTATCTTGGTTCAACAATCCCGCCGCCAACGTAAGTGCACACTATGTCATCGACCAGGATGGTAGCGCCACGCAGATGGTAGACAGTTGGAATACTGCCTGGACTCAAACTTACGTCAACAGTCGCGCTCTTAGCTTCGAGATGGCTGGCTATGCAAACGACCCCAACACATGGGTCTATTGCGATCATGATGCTGAATATGTTGCAGGCGCGAAAAACTATAAACCAAATCTTTATAAGTTGGCTAATATCGTTGCTTACTTTATCGAGAAAACTTCAGGTAACGGCATCACATACAACATTCCAAATCAACACCCAACCGATGTCGGTTACTACTACGCAAGCAACGGACCTCGCCTTCCATCATCCGTCAAAGGTATCGTTGGCCACGATCAAGTTCAAGCCGATCAAAAAACTGACCCCGGCCAGTACTTCCCTTGGGATGATTTCATGGGAATGGTAGACGACTACCTCGACGGCACACTACCCGTCTTCCCAAGTGTCCCCGAACCAAGCGCCATGCTATTACTCGGATTCGGCTCCCTTGGCTTACTCTCAAGAAAACGCAGATAG